Genomic window (Oenanthe melanoleuca isolate GR-GAL-2019-014 chromosome 1A, OMel1.0, whole genome shotgun sequence):
agctgaaccacatctgcccctgcaggaggatgcagccaccattgaatgggactgtgccaacaccctgactgactgacgggtgtcagcttggattctgactctggcagggtttgggattgttctttgtaatactgcatttctattttaatttttcctagtaaagaactgttattcctattcccatatctttgcctgagagctccttaatttcaaaattataataatttggagggagggggtttacattctccatttcaaagagaaacttctgcctttcttggcagacacctgtccttcaaaccaggacacagcccaTAATGGTAGGAGGTGTTCAGGGTAGCCAGAGTaagagaaagcacagaaaggcCTCCCCAGCACAAGAAACCAAGATTCCTGTGTTGTtacctgccccaggagctggtgtgggagctgcctctgtgtCTTTGCTTCCAGGTCGTGGTGTCGGGGTGGTggagagggatggggatccaTCCAGGGGGGCAACAGAAGTGTTGGTGCTTCCAGAACTGCTGGAAAGGGTTGTTTCCTGGACTGGAGAAGGAGGCTTGGTGGTACATTGGGAAGGAGGGACAACACAGTCCTTGGAGCTTTGGGGAGGGTCAGTCCTCGTTCCTGTGGTGCTCACAGTGGTGTTAGGCTGGTTTCCCTGAGGCTGAGTGCCAGGAGAGGATGTGCcaacagcccctgcagctcctggaggatTGGTTGCATTAGGTCCAATGGGCTGTGCACCAGCAGTGGTCCCCAAGCTTCCCAAAAcggctgctgtgctgctgggctgctgggaaaCCGTGGAGCCTGCAGAAGTGGTGGTTCTGGGGCTCGtggggctgtgtgaggagctgTCCTGCACAGAGGTGAGGGCTGGGGTGGTGGTGGCAGGCTGGGAgatccccagggatgggagggtACTCCCTGTCACCGCGACAGCAGACTTGGCCACGGGGGACAGTGACACTCCTGAGCTGGTCATGGTGGTGCTGCTTTGGGTCGTGGTGGTTGCCAGCACAGTGggctgagcatctcctgcctcgggggtggtggtggtggtggtggttgtgACTGTGGTAGATGCAGGGGTGGCTGGCGGCGATTCCGTCGTGGTTGCAGGCGAGGTCGTCGTGGTGGTTTCTGTGGTCGTGGTGGTCGTTGTGGTCGTGGGGGTTTCTGTT
Coding sequences:
- the LOC130248362 gene encoding mucin-2-like, encoding MRAAGLLPLLLPLLLGVSSQDEVQPENPDPNLITAPATTTTTATTPRTATTTTTETPTTTETPTTTTTTTTTETTTTTSPATTTESPPATPASTTVTTTTTTTTPEAGDAQPTVLATTTTQSSTTMTSSGVSLSPVAKSAVAVTGSTLPSLGISQPATTTPALTSVQDSSSHSPTSPRTTTSAGSTVSQQPSSTAAVLGSLGTTAGAQPIGPNATNPPGAAGAVGTSSPGTQPQGNQPNTTVSTTGTRTDPPQSSKDCVVPPSQCTTKPPSPVQETTLSSSSGSTNTSVAPLDGSPSLSTTPTPRPGSKDTEAAPTPAPGADQSTHGVGSASAKPTSASQSPDSAQPPAPASGDQADPAESCSSGLQHPNISLPNKLICEDQVQYTRPTIQLKEPRTCAELLTCLAAWNQSYMATQMGGF